In Desulfobulbaceae bacterium, the sequence CTTCACTTTTACGTGGTACGTAGATACCGCAGATTAATTGAGGAAAGCAATATCTACAGCAGGCCGAAGGGTAGCGCAGGTGGCCAGGGCCTGATGGACCTTGTGCTTTTTGAACTCATCAATCAATGTCTGATCAGCAGGTGTACCCTGATCGTAATTCACCAAGGCCTGCTGGCTCAAATTATAGTCAAACCGTGGCGCCCATTTTCGAGACCCCAAGCGAGCAGTGGTGGAGCAATTATCGACCATGAAAGCCACGCCCTTGTGATGCATATATGGATTCAATGAGTCTACCGCTTCAATAACCGACTCATTACAGACCTCGCTCAAACAATGACCTTTCTCAATCAACAGATCAATCTGGGCCATCATGGTGGCGCAATACATGCCAGCGGTAAAGGGATCGATCTCAACAGGGACGTCTGTCCGGGCAGCTCGAACCGTTTCACCTACCTGCCACATCTTGGTGCCGTCAATCTTGCCCATCGGGTAACGAGCAAACCGCTTGCCGGCCATGATCACAGTCCTGATTTCGTTACAGGAAGAAACTTCGTCATAGATCTCCATCAGAATATCCATGGCCGGACCATAGGAGTGACTATAGATCTTCTCAAAAATCCGCTTCCCTTCTTCGCTCAACTGCTCATAAACTGACAAAATACCCTTATGAGAGATGGTCTTACTGATCGGACCGGTGATATTTTCAACTGAGGCCCGAAAGGCATCCTCCGCCGTCATCCCCTGCTCCATCACATAGCGACGATACAGCGCCTCGACAATGCCGTGAACCGCACCGAGGAGAATACTTCTCTCACCAAAGATATCGCTGCAAAACTCGTTACGGAGCGTGGTCTTGAAGATGTACGGAGCGCCAACGGCCACAGCCCAACCCAAAGCCAAGTCGGTTGCACGACCGTCAATATCCTGCTCCACGGCAAAGCTACTGTTGATCCCAGCGCCGTTAATACTCTTGCCCTGAACATACAGCCTGCGAACTGATGGCCCCATCCCCTTAGGACAGACACCTACCACATTGATATTCTTGGGAAAGGACTTACCAATGCTCTGTAAGTAGCCCAGCAGGAAGCCATGAGACAAACCCAGGGTTGCCCCATCTTTCATGGCATCGAACACAGATTGATAATTTTCAGCTTGGGCAGCATCCGAGATCAGCAAAACGACCATGTCTGATGACTTAATCACGCTGTACATCTCACCAAGGGTGCCATCGGCCTCGTTAAATCCTCCAGAACGGGCGCTCTCCATGGAGGAACTTCCGGCGCGTAGACCAACGACAACCTTAACAGAAGTCCCCTCAAGTGATTCTTTAAGATTCTGAGCCTGAGCTGGCCCCTGCGACCCCCAACCGATCACACCGATCTGCTTAACACCAGCAAACGCCTTCTCCAACAGGGAAAAACGGTCACGGCCACCACGAACAATCTGCTCCTCTGTTCCGGCAAGGGTAATGATTTCAGTTTCAAACACTTTCGAAGTAAATCCAGACATTCCTATTTCTCCTGTACAGAAAAAAAAATCTCCCTAGTGGGGAGATTTTTTACACACAACCCGCCAAATGACGGGATGAAGATATTAATTAACTGCCTGTGACAGCCCCTTACCAGCCTTAAACTTTGCAACCTTCTTGGCTGCAATTTTCAGGGCCTTGCCATTGCTCGGATTACGTCCAGTACGAGCAGCACGTTCTGCTACAGTAAAGGTTCCGAAACCTGTCAAAGAGACAGAATCACCATTAGACATGGCAGTGGTAACGGTCTCAATAAGCGCCTGCAAGGCTCTGCTGGCATCGGCCTTAGTGATTCCTGCATTTTCTGCAATTGCTGTTACGAGTTCTGTCTTATTCATAATTCCTCTTCTGCTATATTGTTATAAAAGTCATGGGTGTACTCTCAAATCCCACACCCATACAGCTTATACGCTAATTGTCTTTGAACGAGTTATTAACTACACAGCGACAAGAGTTGCAAGCATAAAATAGCCTTGAAAACAAAAAAACCACAGGCCGATCCCGTGCTACCGATCCTGGTTTCGAAAATCATCGGCATCAACACCATAACGTTGCATAATTTTCTGCAATGCCACCCGAGTAATTCCTGCACGAATCGAGGCTTTAGACACATTACCATGGGTTCCTCCCAAAAGAACTTTCAGATAATTTCGGCTGAATTTTCCCATCACCGTATCCTTGGCCTCTTTATATGAAGGTAACTCCCCCCCGGACAACCACTCCACCGCCACACAAGGAGCCTCCGGCGCCTCCCCCCGATCAAACCCGTTCATGCATTCAGGCCCTATTAAATCATCGCTACAGAATAAAACGGCTCGACGAATCACATTCTGCAACTCTCGAACATTGCCAGGCCATGAACGCTTGGTCAAAGCGGCAAGGGCCTCACCACTGAACTTCTTAAGCGGCAGGTTTTGTTCAACGCAAGCCATCTGGGCAAAATGATTGGCGAGAAGCGGAATATCCTCTGAAATCTCATGCAGTGTCGGAGTCCAAATCGTCACTACGTTCAGTCGATAAAACAGATCACTCCGAAAACTCCCCTCAGCGATCTTTTGCTCCAAATCCTGATTGGTAGCAGCGACAATCCGAACATCGACCTTCCTGGTCCTGTTTGAACCTACAGGACGGATCTCACTCTCCTGCAGCACGCGCAGCAGCTTAACCTGAACACTCAAAGGGATATCGCCAATTTCATCAAGACAGATCGTTCCCCCATCCGCTTCTTCAAACAAACCGGGATGAGTCGAATCGGCACCCGTGAAGGCCCCTTTTTTATGTCCAAACAACTCGCTTTCAAGAAGATGCTCAGGAATGGCCGGGCA encodes:
- a CDS encoding ketol-acid reductoisomerase — its product is MSGFTSKVFETEIITLAGTEEQIVRGGRDRFSLLEKAFAGVKQIGVIGWGSQGPAQAQNLKESLEGTSVKVVVGLRAGSSSMESARSGGFNEADGTLGEMYSVIKSSDMVVLLISDAAQAENYQSVFDAMKDGATLGLSHGFLLGYLQSIGKSFPKNINVVGVCPKGMGPSVRRLYVQGKSINGAGINSSFAVEQDIDGRATDLALGWAVAVGAPYIFKTTLRNEFCSDIFGERSILLGAVHGIVEALYRRYVMEQGMTAEDAFRASVENITGPISKTISHKGILSVYEQLSEEGKRIFEKIYSHSYGPAMDILMEIYDEVSSCNEIRTVIMAGKRFARYPMGKIDGTKMWQVGETVRAARTDVPVEIDPFTAGMYCATMMAQIDLLIEKGHCLSEVCNESVIEAVDSLNPYMHHKGVAFMVDNCSTTARLGSRKWAPRFDYNLSQQALVNYDQGTPADQTLIDEFKKHKVHQALATCATLRPAVDIAFLN
- a CDS encoding HU family DNA-binding protein codes for the protein MNKTELVTAIAENAGITKADASRALQALIETVTTAMSNGDSVSLTGFGTFTVAERAARTGRNPSNGKALKIAAKKVAKFKAGKGLSQAVN
- a CDS encoding sigma-54-dependent Fis family transcriptional regulator; this translates as MSAYTIVIVDDEQELAEGLRSLLSSKFPEVTFVALTDPQQALVLIQEGSVSMVFTDLRMPGMDGMELLAQIKKADPAVSVVVMTAFGSIETAVSAVKHGAFDFICKPFDQDEVFRIVPIGLERSDLIRENMILKRRISDRVKFANFVGNSQPMRRFYDHIQAVARTDYTVLVRGESGTGKELASKAIHALSRRKDAPQVTINCPAIPEHLLESELFGHKKGAFTGADSTHPGLFEEADGGTICLDEIGDIPLSVQVKLLRVLQESEIRPVGSNRTRKVDVRIVAATNQDLEQKIAEGSFRSDLFYRLNVVTIWTPTLHEISEDIPLLANHFAQMACVEQNLPLKKFSGEALAALTKRSWPGNVRELQNVIRRAVLFCSDDLIGPECMNGFDRGEAPEAPCVAVEWLSGGELPSYKEAKDTVMGKFSRNYLKVLLGGTHGNVSKASIRAGITRVALQKIMQRYGVDADDFRNQDR